From the Winogradskyella forsetii genome, the window AAGCACCATTTAATTGCTCTGGCGAAAATTGGAACTCTGGATTATTATTTTCATCGTCATCTTTAGTACAACTTAGAACTAAAAAAGAGATTAACAAAAGACTACATACTTTACTGATTATTTTCATGATTTTTAAATTTTAGATTTTTTAATTACAAATTTTTGATTGTGCTATAAAATATCTCGTCCCCTCTAAAAAGGTATAGCCCTCATCATTTTCAGATAACTCATACTCTACAATTTCACCACCCTCAAAACTCAACTCTAAAAACGTTTGATTGCCCAAAGAATAAATTTTGTAAATACCTGTTGTATTTGATCTTGAATTAGAAGACCCAAAACCATTTTGCGAATTGGTACTACCCGCTTCAGCATTTGTATCACCAGAAGAATAGCTATTATGAATATTTGCATAGTATTGAAAACTACCATCGGTACATAAATCCATATTTTTTCTGGTTGATGTGCCTGAAGTGCCACCTGTATAATCTGAATTTGATTGGGTTGATAAATACATTAATTGCTTACCTACAATTTTGTTTTTCCAATGCATTGTTGCAGGTGTATCCATAGATGGCTTGAATTTTACTGAGCTAGCTAATGTATTGGCTTCTTTTAGATGTTGGTCTGTAAATTTATCTATCTCCGTAAGTATTAAAATATTGATTCCGATACCAAATTTATTTATTAAACCTACAGCATAGCATTTAACGTTTGCTCCATTAAAGGTGCCTTGATACATCCCGTCAACTCTTAATTCATTTTTTACAACAAAATCTTCTATTGGATTTAAAGCCACACCTTCCATGGCAATACCTTGCATGGCAAGTTCTTTTAATTCTTGAGCAGTTGTGCTCTCGTTTTTATAAACTACCATTAATCCTGGTATGGTTTGGTGACCTAGCATTAATAGTTCGCCATCTAGTTGCCCATTCCATCCTTCTGGTAAATCGAAACTTAAACCTAGTTCTGGTAAGTCTATGTGTTTTGGTAGTTGTTGGGCGTTTATACTGCTAATCATTATGAGTAGTACTATAGTTACTTTCATTTTTATTGTTTTTAGTGTTTAATCACAACTTACATCAGTATCTTTTGCTATGTAGGTACCATAGTTAGTCTCTAAGTCACAAATAGCTTGTGGCATCGATGTCAAATTATTTTCTTCTACATTTAGAAATGTTAAATTGATTAGATTACTTATTTCAGAGGGGATTTGCGTTAGTTCATTTTTCTTTAAATTCAACTGCTCTAAGTTGGAAAGGTTACCTATTTGGATTGGGATGTTAATTAGTTGATTATCTTCTAACATAAAATACGTTAAATTGGTTAACTGTCCTATTTGTATCGGTAGACTAGTTAGTTGATTATTGCCTAATGACAAACCTGTTAAATTAGTCAAGTCCCCTATTTCAGCTGGTATTTCTGTTAGATTATTATAACCCGTGATTAAAGTATTCAAATTTGTTAAGTTTCCAATTTCGGATGGTAGTTCAATTAGATCATTAAACATTAGCCATAGCGTATCTAAATTTATGAGATTTCCTATTTCTGCTGGTAAACTTGTTAAGTTATTAGCTCTGAAGCTCAAATATGTTAGATTAGTTAGGTTTCCTATTTCAATTGGCACTTCAGTTAGTTCATTAAGATTAAAGTCTAAATAAGTTAGATTAGTTAAATTTCCTATGTCAATTGGCATTTCAGTTAGGTCATTCTGTCCTAAATTTAAACTCGTCAGATTAGTTAGGTTACTTATTTCAGCGGGAAGACTTATTAAATTATTATAGTACAAATCCAAATCAGTTAAATTGTCCAACTGTCCTATTTCGTAAGGCAAAACCTCCAACTCTTTATAACCTAAATATAATTCGGTAATATTTCCGTTTGCATCGGTAGTTACGCCTGTCCAGTTACTTAAGTCCGCATCAGATAATATCCAATCTAGTGTATTATTTGGATTGGCATTAAAAATCGCCATTAAAACATGACGTTGAGATAATATAGCTTTTACGGTGTAAGTTTCACTTGTACCATCCTCTGCAGTAATGGTATATATAACAGGTTCTCTAAAATTTTGTGCGCCTTGCGGTGCATAAGACGCATTTGAAGATATTTGTATACTTGGTAAAAGCGCAGTAATTTCTGCACCATCTGGTAGATTAAAACTAATGGTTTTGTTGACTTCATCAATGTTACCAATAACATTAACATCAAAAGGATTCTCGGACAATAAAAATTGGAAATTGGTTATTTGTTTTTCAGAACTTTGTTGTGGCTCATCAATAGGATTATCTTTACTACAGCCTAATAGCATTCTAAAAACTAGTAATACGCTTAAAAATTTTAATGCTTTCATGATATTTAGTTTTTAAATAAATAATTATGATTGCAAGGTAAATGGCAATTTCAGAAAATAATTAAGGGCATTCCTTGATTTATATGAAATCAGGGAATACCCTTATAATACTAAATAACAACAAAGCCCCTTTGACTGGGATCAAAGTGACATTGTTTATTTAAAACGCATTTACAATAGCGTAAAAATCTTCCGCCTTAAGTGAAGCTCCACCAATAAGTCCACCATCAACATCTGGTTTTCCGAAAATCTCCTGGGCATTATTTGGCTTCACACTTCCACCATAAAGAATGGAAACAGAATTGGCTACATCATTACCATATTTATTGGCTAATGTTTTTCTGATGAAGGCATGCATGTCTTGTGCTTGCTCCGGACTTGCAGTTTCGCCTGTGCCTATTGCCCAAACGGGTTCATAAGCTAAAACTATACTTTTAAAAGCATCTGCTTCTAAATGAAACAGCGCATTTTTTATTTGACTCTCTACAACCGCTTCTTCATTTCCCGCTTTTCTATCACTTAATTCTTCACCGAAACAGAAAATAGTACGCATATTATTTTCTAATGCAGCATCAACTTTCTTCGCCAATGAATCATCCGTTTCGTTAAAATAAGCACGTCTTTCGCTATGGCCAAGAATTACGGTTTGTATCCCAATGCTTTTTAGCATGCTCGCGCTAATTTCGCCTGTATAGGCACCATTTTCCGCAAAATGCATGTTTTGTGCAATGACTTCTATATCACTATCCCTTAACGTTTGAAAAGCCTGCCAAAGATTGGTGTATGTTGGCGCAATCATTACCTCAGCGTCAGATGTTTTTGATTGGTTCTTTAATGCGGTAATTAGCGTTTCGGTCTGCGCCAAATCGTTATTCATTTTCCAGTTTCCTGCTACTATGTTTTTTCTCATAATATTGCCCACGAAAGTGGGTATCTTATTTAATTAAACTTCATTTTATCTAAACAACCTTTAAGTTTGTGATATAGAAAAAAATTAAGCACAATGACTTACAGGTTAGTACAATTACAAAAATAACATATTTAAGAAGAAAGACGGTTGATAATTGTCATGAATAAATTGAGCCTTTCTTATAACTTTCGGAATATTCTTCTCCTGTTTTATGAACAAAGTATATTTGTTAATTTCAGTGATCTTAATTAATTATTACACTTTTACTAAGAGATTCCTGCCTTCGCAGGAATTTTTATGACAACTTCACTCTCGGATCCAGCCAAGCATAAATGACATCCACAAAGATGTTTATAGTGATAAAAACAATCGCTATAACCAAAACGGCTCCCATTATTACTGGTAAGTCTAATGTGTTTAAGGCATTAACAATTTCTTTGCCCAAACCATTCCAACCAAAAATATATTCCACAAAAACGGCGCCTGCCAACATAGAGGCAAACCAACCGGAAATTGCCGTCACCACAGGATTTAAAGCATTTTTTACCGCATGATTTTTTATGACCTGATAGTCACTCAACCCTTTTGCCCTTGCGGTTCTAATATAATCTTGGTTCATGACTTCCAACAAAGAGTTTCGCATCAGTTGAATTACAACTGCCAAAGGACGAATCCCTAAAACAATTGCTGGAAGAATTAAGTTTTTCCATTGAATAGTCATTTTTTCACCAAAGTCATCAAGTTCGTACAAGCTGCCTGTCATTTCCAGATTGGTATATTTGTGTAGTACAAAACCAAAGAGCCAAGCGAATAAAATCGCGCTAAAAAAAGATGGTACACTCATGCCAAATGTGCTCAGCACTTGAATGGATTTATCAATCCAAGTGTCTTTGTACAATGCTGAAATGATTCCGAAAATAATACCCAGTACTATAGCGATAAAAATGGCCGAAACTGCTAAAACAAATGTGTTAGGAATCGTTTCTGCTATAACCTCTGTGACTTTCTTTCCTTGCTTCGTGAAGGATTCACGCAAATAAGGCAATTTTAAAACTGTAGTTGTGTTTCCTTTTGTAAAAAGTTCCGATGCTGCATATTTATTCGGACTTAAATACGTATAATCTTTTGGTGTATTGGAATGAAATGAAATTGGCGATAAATCATTTAAATAATATAAAAATTGGGTGCCTATGGGTTTATCGAATCCGTATTTCTGTTTTACGGCTTGTACTTGTTCGGCCGTTTGATTTTGACCCAACATCATTTTTGCAGGATCACCAGGCAGAATGGTAAATAAAAAGAAAATAACGGTAATGACACCGACTAGAGTGATAAAGGCGTATCCCAGTTTATTTAAAAGGTATCTTATCAATTAAATGTTGGTTTTATTAAATTCCAAAAAAACTCCAAATTCTCATCTTCGTGTTCAGCTCCAATTTCAATTTCAAAACGTTGTTACACAAAGTGCCACAAAGATGTGTCCTAAGAAGGAATTTCAAGATAAAAAAATGTTAAAGCAAAGTAGCACAATTTGTCCCATTTTTATTGGAAAAGAAAACACAAAGCCTCACAAAAGGATGCTCTTAACTAAAATTCCAAATTTTCGTTTTCATCTTCATCATCATTATCAACATATTGTCAGAGTTCAATTTTAATCCTACTTTTTCTTTATACCAAAACTGAGACTGAGACTATAAACTAAAGATCAATATCTTCAATATCATTCCAATGCGCCTTTTGTGTTATAGTCCCTTTCTCCAAAACCACAATGCCAGGATTAGAACGGACAATAGTTTTTAGGACTTTTTCATCACACAGATAAAAATCGAAATTCAGATCGT encodes:
- a CDS encoding leucine-rich repeat domain-containing protein, whose product is MKALKFLSVLLVFRMLLGCSKDNPIDEPQQSSEKQITNFQFLLSENPFDVNVIGNIDEVNKTISFNLPDGAEITALLPSIQISSNASYAPQGAQNFREPVIYTITAEDGTSETYTVKAILSQRHVLMAIFNANPNNTLDWILSDADLSNWTGVTTDANGNITELYLGYKELEVLPYEIGQLDNLTDLDLYYNNLISLPAEISNLTNLTSLNLGQNDLTEMPIDIGNLTNLTYLDFNLNELTEVPIEIGNLTNLTYLSFRANNLTSLPAEIGNLINLDTLWLMFNDLIELPSEIGNLTNLNTLITGYNNLTEIPAEIGDLTNLTGLSLGNNQLTSLPIQIGQLTNLTYFMLEDNQLINIPIQIGNLSNLEQLNLKKNELTQIPSEISNLINLTFLNVEENNLTSMPQAICDLETNYGTYIAKDTDVSCD
- the tpiA gene encoding triose-phosphate isomerase; protein product: MRKNIVAGNWKMNNDLAQTETLITALKNQSKTSDAEVMIAPTYTNLWQAFQTLRDSDIEVIAQNMHFAENGAYTGEISASMLKSIGIQTVILGHSERRAYFNETDDSLAKKVDAALENNMRTIFCFGEELSDRKAGNEEAVVESQIKNALFHLEADAFKSIVLAYEPVWAIGTGETASPEQAQDMHAFIRKTLANKYGNDVANSVSILYGGSVKPNNAQEIFGKPDVDGGLIGGASLKAEDFYAIVNAF
- a CDS encoding ABC transporter permease — protein: MIRYLLNKLGYAFITLVGVITVIFFLFTILPGDPAKMMLGQNQTAEQVQAVKQKYGFDKPIGTQFLYYLNDLSPISFHSNTPKDYTYLSPNKYAASELFTKGNTTTVLKLPYLRESFTKQGKKVTEVIAETIPNTFVLAVSAIFIAIVLGIIFGIISALYKDTWIDKSIQVLSTFGMSVPSFFSAILFAWLFGFVLHKYTNLEMTGSLYELDDFGEKMTIQWKNLILPAIVLGIRPLAVVIQLMRNSLLEVMNQDYIRTARAKGLSDYQVIKNHAVKNALNPVVTAISGWFASMLAGAVFVEYIFGWNGLGKEIVNALNTLDLPVIMGAVLVIAIVFITINIFVDVIYAWLDPRVKLS